GGGGCCAGATTAACCCGGACGGTTATGCAATCGCTCTCCACTTCGATTCATCGCGAGTTCTACTGGACCGACTCCCGTGACGTTCTCAGCTGGATAAATTCGGACCATCGACGATACAGTACTTTCGTGGCGTTTCGGGTCAGCGAAATACTCGATGCCACGGAAGCATCAGATTGGCATTGGGTACCGTCCAAACAAAATGTAGCGGATGACGGCACCAAGTGAGAGACGCAGCCTGACCTTTCTTCAAAATCCAGGTGGTTCAGAGGTCCCGATTTCCTCTATCGAAGTGAAGCGGAATGGCCCAAATCCTCTTCGAAGTCTATGCGAACAGACAACGAATTGCGATCTTCCCTAATGATTCATCACTTGTCGCCCGACTCAATTATCAACGTCGCGGATTTCACAAGCTGGAAACGACTCAACAATGTGGTTGCCTACGTTCATCGCTTCATCGAAAACTGCCGAAGACGGAGAACCAAACAGTCCATCGAAAGTGGCCCATTGTCCAGAGAAGAACTCTACGCTTCCGAAGGTTTCCTGTTCCGTCTAGCTCAACGGGAAGGTTATAACGAAGAGGTAGTCCTTCTGACCGCCAACTGCAAGAATACATCAGATAATGTCCTTCCTAAAAGCAGCCGATTATACAAGCTGTTGCCCAGATTGGACGAGCGTGGAGTGATGCGAATGCGCAGTAGAATAGCTGCCTGTCAATACGCCACCGAAGACGCGAAAAGTCCGGTGATTCTTCCAAACGACCACCCTGTGACCATTCTGCTGATTAACCACTACcaccaaaaatttcatcatcaaaaTCATGCTGCCGTTGTGAACGAGATGCGTCAAAGATTCGTGATCTCTCGCCTTCGCGTTCGGTATGAAACCGTCAGAAAAAACTGCCAGCGCTGCAAAAACGAGTCTACTGTCCCTCGATCCCCGATCATGGCGGACCTCCCAGCAGAGCGGTTAGCTGCCTATACACGACCGTTTACGCACATCGGCGTCGACTACTTCGGTCCCATGGAAGTCGTAATTGGAAGAAGAACAGAGAAAAGATGGGGAATGATCGCCACATGTCTTACGACACGAGCAATTCATATCGAGTTGGTAAACTCGCTAAGCACCAATTCGTGCATAATCGCATTACGAAACTTCTTGAGTCGACGGGGAACACCAAGAACTATTCGAAGCGACCGGGGAACAAACTTCATTGGCGCCAGCCGAGAGCTTAAAAGGCTCCGGGAAATCATCGACTATGACCAGGTCGCCAAAGAATTTGTTACGGCAGAGACAAGCTGGCATTTCAACCCACCCTTGGCTCCACACATGGGTGGTAGTTGGGAGCGATTGATCCAGAGTGTGAAGAAAAACTTATTGGTCATCTGTCCCTCGAAGAAGCCAACTGAAGAAGTTCTGCGGAGCTgtctaattgaaattgaaggCACGTTGAACTCCCGGCCACTCACTCACGTGCCCATTGATAACGAATCATCAACCGCACTCACACCCAACCACTTCCTTTTGGGGTCATCCGATGGCTCGAAACCCTTCACGTCATTGGACGACAGTGGTGCCCTTCTTAAGCAAAGCTGGCGTACATCCCAGGCGCTGGCCAACCAATTTTGGAAACGCTGGCTGTCTGACTATCTCCCTGAAATTACGAGACGAACAAAATGGTACGCCGACGAGAAGCCAATTTCTGTGGACGACATCGTGGTCATCGTAGACCCAAACCTCCCGAGAAACAGTTGGCCAAGAGGTAGGGTCATTGCTACTCATCCAAGCAAAGATGGACGGATCCGGTCAGCTACGGTAAAGACATCAACTGGCGATTACGATCGACCTGTAACCAAACTGGCGGTTCTGGAAGTTCGATGCGGAGAAGAGTAAGCCGACGATGCCTTCGGCTCACCTGGGGGGAGTGTTAGCCATCCCTAGTTGGCTGCGCATCTTCACCAATAAGTCCCTCGGTGATCGAGGAAAAACAACCCTACCTGTGACGGATCGATAAGACAGGAACGGTAGGTCTGTCATCGGTCGGGATAAGTGAAAGAGGAGAAAAAGAATCATAAACAAATCGATAACGTGTGCTAGTTGAAATTAAGAATTTACAAGTGAATTTCGCAATACTtaaaattaattatatataCTTATTATCTAGTGAGTACAACTATAATAACCAAGCCTAAACATATCCTAAACAAACTTATATTCTAGCTTAATACTATCGAGGATTACATATAGATTAATCTAATTTCTAACCTAGTAAATACCAAGAAAACGATTGTTCCTGCTCTTGAAATTAAAAGGAATTATTAAGGGGACTAAACGTGAGGAAAACTGTAAAAATAGGAAATGAACTTATAACTACAATTTATGAATAATTGTTTCCTACGTATAATTTAAAACTAATATTTTGTACATATGTGCAATTCCCAGGGAAATTATAATTCGCCTTACGGACCTCAAACATCGGGTTCTAAAATTATAATTCCGGAAGAAACCCCCctcctttgtcatagtagtactgtaaaatatgtcggattttgtctttattttgctccatatttgcgacactataactcacgaacgacttaaccaaacaaaacactgtcaaggactatattatagcgtgcaaaaatacctttccaacaagctatagtatgactcgatacaatgaatacaactagaactacgcgctcacaacgacacctcgcggaaataccgcaggacttttttgacagcctaatacaaaTGCGAAGGGTGATTACTGCCGGCGAGCGACTTGCATTTACGTTGGGATTTTTGTCAACTGGCGTCAGTTTCGTATTCCTACAGTACCTTTTTAGAATCCCGGTGTTGTGATCGCATTAGACATTGCCTAAAATGTAACCAACGAAATGTACTTTTGTTATATATAACGTAGCAACGTAGTTTGttgatttgaataaaattttcattagtcTTCTATGGGCCCAGGACAGGTCATAGCCGGAAGAAagaagattttttaaaagaaGTAATTAGTCAACCCAAGATGAGCCACGGAGGAGACGGCAATGGAAACGGTGCTGGAGTTCCTGCTGCTGGAGTACAAGCTGCTGGGAGCGGACGAATCAGCGGAGTTTCGTTACTGTTTATCGAGAGGCTCAAGAGACGACAAAATTACACCACGTGGGCGTTCGCTATGAAAATGACGCTCATCCGCGAGGGATCATGGAACGCTGTGTCGCCGTCGGAAGGACAGCAAGTCGACGCGGAAACGCGTTTGCGAGCGATGGCCACGATCTGTTTGAGTCTGGAGACGACCAACTACAGTCTGGTCCAGGACGCGAAGGACGCCAAGGAAGTCGGGAGAAGCTGCGGAATGCTTTCCAGGACAATGGTCTGAAACGGAAAATCGGGTTGCTGAGAAAGCTAACGTCGATTCGGTTGGACGAATGCGGCAGCGTGGAGTCGTACGTCGATGAATTAATGTCCACGGCACACAAACTTGCGGGAATCGGATTCAAGGTCGACGACTCATGGCTGGCTGCGTTGTTGCTGATGGGGCTTCCGGACCATTACGAACCcatgatttgttttgttttatttgttttatttgtggtaattcatttgacactagtcttgatgaataaaatttgtaaaataacAGTTAATTCAATACATGTCTAATTCTACTAACAAGTGTCTAGTTGGTtcattaaaatcaaaaaactcTTCGACATCCGAATACAACTTGACAGTGGTTCATTGTATCCAAAAACGGTTCTATGGAAGCTTGGTTGCAGCAACGTTGTGTTCCGAAGCGATCTATTTGGCACACGAAAGTTCAACATTGACAGTAGATCTGGAGCATCTACTTCTCCGTTAATCAATTTTGCCACTAGCGTCGATTGCTGAATTTTTCAGCGGTGCTCCAGTGTGTCTAAACCCAACAATCGGCATCTATAAGGGTATGGAGGCAAATTGTCAGGATCTCTCCAAGGCAAGTTCCGTAAGGCCATGCGAATGAAACGTCGTTGAATTCGTTCAATCCTTAGGCACCATGTTACCTGATGAGGGTGCCATACAACGGATGCACTTTCCAGAATTGGACGGACAAGTGCGCAATACAATGACTTCCAGCAATATGGGTCCGAAAAATCCTTCGCTATCTTCGAAATGAACCCTAGTTGACGTGATGCTTTCGAAACGATCATAGAGCGGTGTAGatcgaaagtcatttttgagtcCAGTTGAACTCCAAGATCAGTTACGCTCGTGACTTTTGTTAAAGCGTTGCCACCTATCTTGTAATCAAATATGATTGGCTGTACAATGCGATGGTAAGTGataatttgacatttttcaacgCTTAGTATCAATTTGTTTCTCTGACACCAATCGGCAAACGAAGTTAGCAAACTTTGCAGAAACCAGCAGTCCGCTTCCGTGCGTACTATGATGTATAACTTCAAATCGTCAGCGTAAACCAATTTGAATCCTTTTCCAA
The Toxorhynchites rutilus septentrionalis strain SRP chromosome 2, ASM2978413v1, whole genome shotgun sequence genome window above contains:
- the LOC129766511 gene encoding uncharacterized protein LOC129766511, which encodes MIHHLSPDSIINVADFTSWKRLNNVVAYVHRFIENCRRRRTKQSIESGPLSREELYASEGFLFRLAQREGYNEEVVLLTANCKNTSDNVLPKSSRLYKLLPRLDERGVMRMRSRIAACQYATEDAKSPVILPNDHPVTILLINHYHQKFHHQNHAAVVNEMRQRFVISRLRVRYETVRKNCQRCKNESTVPRSPIMADLPAERLAAYTRPFTHIGVDYFGPMEVVIGRRTEKRWGMIATCLTTRAIHIELVNSLSTNSCIIALRNFLSRRGTPRTIRSDRGTNFIGASRELKRLREIIDYDQVAKEFVTAETSWHFNPPLAPHMGGSWERLIQSVKKNLLVICPSKKPTEEVLRSCLIEIEGTLNSRPLTHVPIDNESSTALTPNHFLLGSSDGSKPFTSLDDSGALLKQSWRTSQALANQFWKRWLSDYLPEITRRTKWYADEKPISVDDIVVIVDPNLPRNSWPRGRVIATHPSKDGRIRSATVKTSTGDYDRPVTKLAVLEVRCGEE